A DNA window from Turicibacter sp. TJ11 contains the following coding sequences:
- a CDS encoding MarR family winged helix-turn-helix transcriptional regulator, whose product MNEVIGKTMSILYRYRQMIINHKLRPYGLGSGQHIFLINIARHEGINQKDLTHLVKIDKATTAKALKKLEDSGYIYRQCDEGDRRYNQLFLTTKGHEMMPIIVSTLGEITDSLIEGLTEEEQNYFSKCLDTMLDNALHVVDQLRNEK is encoded by the coding sequence ATGAACGAGGTAATTGGAAAAACAATGTCTATTTTATATCGATATCGTCAGATGATTATTAATCATAAATTAAGGCCTTATGGACTTGGGAGTGGGCAGCATATCTTTTTAATTAACATTGCTAGACATGAAGGAATCAATCAAAAGGATTTAACTCATTTAGTAAAAATTGATAAGGCGACAACAGCAAAGGCTTTAAAGAAACTAGAAGACAGTGGTTATATTTATCGTCAATGCGATGAAGGGGATCGCCGATACAATCAACTTTTTTTAACAACAAAAGGGCATGAAATGATGCCGATTATTGTATCTACTTTAGGAGAGATTACAGATAGCTTGATTGAAGGATTAACAGAAGAAGAGCAGAATTATTTCTCAAAGTGTTTAGATACAATGCTAGATAACGCGCTTCATGTCGTTGATCAGTTAAGAAATGAGAAATAG